Proteins from one Microbacterium faecale genomic window:
- a CDS encoding ABC transporter ATP-binding protein, translating into MRVELAGVTKSFGKSQVLHGIDLTIADGEFVTLLGPSGCGKTTTLRCIAGLEDPDGGSIDAGDRTFANADSLRFLPPHRRKVGMVFQSYALWPHLSVTANVAYPMKRRKVPRGEIRQRAAQALASVDMAKHADRFPHELSGGQQQRVALARGLVSANGLMLYDEPLSNLDAKLRIAMRAEIQRLHREFGNTSIYVTHDQEEALALSDRVVIMNSGRIDQVGTPEEIYGRPVSRFAADFVGFENIVGADGSALAGGLRATDRSLTAPAGGALAFRSKSVRLGDTTGGLVGRGVIRDSAYVGEYWTARVEAADGTSIGVTMAADHDRRMTDGTETEFSVRSDDVIALQR; encoded by the coding sequence ATGAGAGTTGAGCTCGCCGGCGTTACGAAGTCGTTCGGCAAGTCGCAGGTGCTGCACGGCATCGACCTGACGATCGCTGACGGCGAGTTCGTCACGCTGCTCGGCCCGAGCGGCTGCGGCAAGACGACCACGCTGCGGTGCATCGCGGGTCTCGAGGATCCGGACGGCGGCAGCATCGACGCTGGCGATCGGACGTTCGCGAACGCCGACTCGTTGCGCTTCCTGCCGCCGCACCGCCGCAAGGTCGGCATGGTCTTCCAGAGCTACGCGCTGTGGCCGCACCTGTCCGTGACGGCCAACGTCGCCTACCCGATGAAGCGCCGCAAGGTGCCGCGCGGGGAGATCCGGCAGCGCGCCGCGCAGGCGCTCGCCTCCGTCGACATGGCGAAGCACGCGGATCGCTTTCCGCACGAGCTCTCGGGCGGCCAGCAGCAGCGCGTCGCGCTCGCGCGCGGCCTCGTGTCCGCCAACGGGCTCATGCTCTACGACGAGCCGCTGTCGAACCTCGACGCGAAGCTGCGCATCGCGATGCGCGCCGAGATCCAGCGCCTGCACCGTGAGTTCGGCAACACGTCCATCTACGTCACGCACGACCAGGAGGAGGCGCTCGCGCTGTCCGACCGTGTCGTGATCATGAACTCCGGGCGCATCGACCAGGTCGGCACCCCGGAGGAAATCTACGGACGCCCCGTGTCGCGGTTCGCCGCCGACTTCGTGGGCTTCGAGAACATCGTCGGGGCAGACGGATCCGCGCTGGCCGGCGGGCTGCGGGCGACCGACCGTTCCCTCACGGCGCCCGCGGGGGGCGCACTCGCCTTCCGGAGCAAGAGCGTCCGCCTCGGCGACACGACCGGCGGCCTCGTCGGGCGCGGCGTGATCCGCGACAGTGCTTACGTCGGCGAGTACTGGACGGCGCGCGTCGAAGCCGCAGATGGCACGTCGATCGGCGTGACCATGGCCGCCGACCACGACCGCCGCATGACCGACGGCACCGAGACGGAGTTCTCCGTGCGTTCCGACGACGTCATCGCGCTGCAGCGCTGA
- a CDS encoding CocE/NonD family hydrolase: MSERPEIIDRPGLVPDNAPGKPPLPPLRRETIDHGDVVQEKDVPVELRDGVRIYIDVYRPAGTESDLPVLLAWGPYGKHNTKDQLWPPAEIESGWMSKLTGFEAPDPKYWCPRGYAVACADPRGMWNSEGEGRHNGPQEADDIYDTVEWLGGADWSNGRVGMLGVSYLAGSQFIAAAMRPPALKAISPWECFTDWYREFAFHGGIPETGFLPRASQNMGFSRTRTEDTAANIAARPLMDDYYREKYPPLEDIEVPAYIVASWSDHGLHTRGTLAAFDRIASDEKWLEVHGQKKWRYFYDPESVERQRVFFDYYLLDRGEGPSAWPRVQLEIRDDETTHTHRGDLPWPTSDDDAVRLALDVASGALAETATDPASVWLDSRDGEVTVSYTFREDTDVVGPMRLRLWLETEDAPDADVFVAARKFAADGREIRYPFNALFDDGPVALGWLRASHRALDVDASSELRPVHPHESEEPLEPGVPTALEIELWPSATRFHAGEKIAVTILGNDFVARAPDPTSPVIAHTDLRNGGRWRLHSGGEHDSHLSLPMTPPNPTNGDPR, from the coding sequence ATGAGTGAACGACCAGAGATCATCGACCGGCCGGGCCTCGTCCCGGACAATGCCCCGGGCAAGCCGCCGCTGCCGCCGCTGCGCCGCGAGACGATCGACCACGGCGACGTCGTCCAGGAGAAGGACGTGCCGGTCGAGCTGCGCGACGGCGTGCGGATCTACATCGACGTCTATCGCCCGGCCGGGACGGAGAGCGACCTCCCCGTGCTGCTCGCCTGGGGGCCGTACGGCAAGCACAACACCAAGGATCAGCTCTGGCCGCCCGCCGAGATCGAGTCCGGCTGGATGTCGAAGCTGACCGGCTTCGAGGCGCCCGACCCGAAGTACTGGTGCCCCCGCGGGTATGCGGTCGCCTGCGCGGACCCGCGCGGTATGTGGAACAGCGAGGGCGAGGGCCGACACAACGGCCCGCAGGAGGCCGACGACATCTACGACACCGTCGAGTGGCTCGGCGGCGCAGACTGGAGCAACGGTCGGGTCGGCATGCTCGGGGTGTCCTACCTCGCCGGCAGCCAATTCATCGCCGCGGCGATGCGGCCGCCCGCGCTCAAGGCCATCAGCCCCTGGGAGTGCTTCACCGACTGGTACCGCGAGTTCGCCTTCCACGGTGGCATCCCGGAGACCGGGTTCCTGCCGCGCGCCTCGCAGAACATGGGGTTCTCGCGCACGCGCACCGAGGACACGGCGGCGAACATCGCCGCACGCCCGCTGATGGACGACTACTACCGCGAGAAGTACCCGCCGCTCGAGGACATCGAGGTGCCGGCGTACATCGTCGCGAGCTGGAGCGATCACGGCCTCCACACCCGCGGCACGCTCGCGGCGTTCGATCGGATCGCGAGCGACGAGAAGTGGCTCGAAGTGCACGGCCAGAAGAAGTGGCGCTACTTCTACGACCCGGAGAGCGTCGAGCGCCAGCGGGTGTTCTTCGACTACTACCTGCTCGACCGTGGCGAGGGTCCCAGCGCGTGGCCGCGCGTGCAGCTCGAGATCCGGGACGACGAGACCACGCACACGCACCGTGGCGACCTCCCGTGGCCGACGAGCGACGACGACGCCGTGCGGCTGGCCCTCGATGTCGCCTCCGGCGCGCTCGCCGAGACCGCGACGGACCCGGCCTCCGTGTGGCTCGACAGCCGCGACGGCGAGGTGACCGTCTCGTACACGTTCCGCGAAGACACCGACGTCGTCGGCCCGATGCGTCTGCGCCTCTGGCTCGAGACGGAGGATGCCCCCGACGCCGACGTGTTCGTCGCGGCCCGGAAATTCGCGGCCGACGGACGCGAGATCCGATATCCGTTCAACGCGCTCTTCGACGACGGACCGGTCGCGCTGGGCTGGCTGCGTGCCAGCCACCGGGCCCTCGACGTCGACGCGTCGAGCGAGCTTCGCCCCGTGCACCCGCACGAGAGCGAGGAACCGCTCGAGCCGGGAGTGCCGACGGCGCTCGAGATCGAGCTGTGGCCCTCAGCGACGCGCTTCCACGCCGGCGAGAAGATCGCGGTGACGATCCTCGGCAACGACTTCGTCGCGCGCGCACCGGACCCCACCTCGCCCGTCATCGCCCACACCGACCTGCGCAACGGCGGTCGGTGGCGTCTGCACTCTGGCGGCGAGCACGACTCCCACCTCAGCCTTCCGATGACCCCGCCGAACCCCACGAACGGAGATCCCCGATGA
- a CDS encoding NtaA/DmoA family FMN-dependent monooxygenase (This protein belongs to a clade of FMN-dependent monooxygenases, within a broader family of flavin-dependent oxidoreductases, the luciferase-like monooxygenase (LMM) family, some of whose members use coenzyme F420 rather than FMN.) has protein sequence MRRQRMILTTFLLPAGYHRDSWRREESRADELAGLPFMADLARTAERAKLDAVFLGDCVHANATMRGDIMMNGFYEPISTLSALAAVTKDIGLIGTVSTSFTEPYNVARQMAGLDHMSGGRAGWNIVTSRDGFANFGGSGVPEAEERYDRADEHVDVVKQLWDSWSDDSIIVDRKAGRWLDTDGLRPIEHAGAQFTVQGPINIPRPPQGHPILVQAGSSATGMAFGSKVADLIYTAQPHLAGAQTFYRDLKKRVAEHGRDPDTVTVLPGIVPVVGRTEAEAREMAQELADNVDLDAGRRQVAGDLFLDIDDIAFDERIPAERFSEDPKMGSRYHIFRRKAVEQGLTLGELIVDRARSTGHVWFVGTAAQAADLMIEWFESEACDGFNMNAPFNPEGLDAICDLLVPELTERGYFRTEYEGSTFRENLGLARPSA, from the coding sequence ATGAGACGCCAGCGCATGATCCTGACGACGTTCCTCCTGCCGGCGGGCTACCACCGCGACAGCTGGCGACGCGAGGAGAGCCGGGCCGACGAACTCGCCGGCCTCCCCTTCATGGCCGACCTCGCGCGGACCGCGGAACGGGCGAAGCTCGACGCGGTGTTCCTCGGCGACTGCGTCCACGCGAACGCGACCATGCGCGGCGACATCATGATGAACGGCTTCTACGAGCCGATCAGCACGCTGTCGGCGCTCGCCGCGGTTACGAAGGACATTGGCCTGATCGGCACGGTCTCGACCTCCTTCACCGAGCCGTACAACGTCGCGCGCCAGATGGCGGGCCTCGACCACATGTCCGGTGGGCGCGCGGGCTGGAACATCGTCACCTCGCGCGACGGGTTCGCGAACTTCGGCGGTTCCGGGGTGCCGGAGGCCGAGGAGCGGTACGACCGCGCGGACGAGCACGTGGACGTCGTCAAGCAGCTGTGGGACAGCTGGTCCGACGACTCGATCATCGTTGACCGCAAGGCTGGCCGCTGGCTGGACACCGACGGTCTGCGCCCCATCGAACACGCGGGCGCGCAGTTCACGGTCCAGGGGCCGATCAACATCCCGCGCCCGCCGCAGGGCCACCCCATCCTCGTGCAGGCCGGCTCGTCGGCGACGGGCATGGCGTTCGGCTCAAAGGTCGCCGACCTCATCTACACGGCGCAGCCGCACCTGGCCGGGGCGCAGACCTTCTATCGCGACCTCAAGAAGCGCGTGGCGGAGCACGGGCGCGACCCCGACACGGTGACCGTGCTGCCGGGCATCGTCCCGGTCGTCGGTCGCACCGAGGCGGAGGCGCGGGAGATGGCGCAGGAGCTCGCCGACAACGTCGACCTCGACGCCGGCCGCCGTCAGGTGGCGGGGGACCTCTTCCTCGACATCGATGACATCGCCTTCGACGAGCGCATCCCCGCCGAGCGCTTCTCCGAGGACCCGAAGATGGGCAGCCGCTACCACATCTTCCGTCGCAAGGCGGTCGAGCAGGGGCTCACGCTCGGCGAGCTCATCGTCGATCGGGCGCGTTCGACGGGCCACGTGTGGTTCGTCGGCACGGCGGCCCAGGCCGCGGATCTCATGATCGAGTGGTTCGAGTCGGAGGCGTGCGACGGGTTCAACATGAACGCGCCGTTCAACCCCGAGGGCCTCGACGCGATCTGCGACCTGCTCGTACCGGAGCTGACGGAGCGCGGCTACTTCCGCACCGAGTACGAGGGATCCACGTTCCGCGAGAACCTCGGACTCGCGCGGCCCTCCGCGTAA
- a CDS encoding flavin reductase — protein MTSFEYGVDEIEVYARAVGALTSGVTVLCTRVDGQSFGTTVAAVAPVSDDPPVILACMNERSSTREAIVRSGSFTVSVLAEGQGALARQFAGPGDKFAGVAHRDSSSVDAPVLDGALATFSCRLRETATVGTHTVLFGEVRDASTVDGRPLTYFGGSFGRWDRLREHATYEQMRRLVLQRDVGVGEPLDIEALAVRLEARPDDVNNALVTLSTESLVDRLPDGRFTPAPIGGDLIESIYSARANIEIGVVANLVGRVPDDVIRTLAELVDEMEALTRAPDGREKFLALHTELHHTIVAQSGSAQLLESYRRLSIAWAWRSLWDQKDWREFHGQRALRDLIGALRDGDLTTAIRAIQRYHDEARALAHAAVTDVAGL, from the coding sequence ATGACGAGCTTTGAATACGGCGTCGACGAGATCGAGGTGTACGCACGCGCGGTCGGGGCGCTCACGAGCGGCGTGACCGTGCTGTGCACGCGGGTCGACGGGCAGTCGTTCGGCACGACGGTCGCCGCTGTCGCGCCGGTCTCGGATGATCCGCCCGTCATTCTCGCCTGCATGAACGAACGCAGCTCGACGCGCGAGGCCATCGTGCGCAGCGGATCCTTCACGGTGAGCGTGCTCGCGGAGGGCCAGGGCGCGCTCGCGCGCCAGTTCGCGGGCCCCGGCGACAAGTTCGCGGGCGTCGCCCACCGCGATTCGTCGTCCGTGGATGCCCCCGTCCTCGACGGCGCGCTGGCGACGTTCTCGTGCCGCCTGCGCGAGACCGCGACGGTCGGCACGCACACTGTGCTCTTCGGCGAGGTGCGCGACGCGTCGACCGTCGACGGGCGTCCGCTGACCTACTTCGGCGGATCCTTCGGTCGCTGGGACCGGCTGCGTGAGCACGCGACATACGAGCAGATGCGGCGGCTCGTGCTGCAGCGCGACGTCGGCGTCGGCGAACCGCTCGACATCGAGGCGCTCGCAGTGCGGCTGGAGGCGCGGCCCGACGACGTGAACAACGCGCTCGTGACCCTCTCGACGGAATCCCTCGTCGACCGGCTGCCGGACGGGCGCTTCACCCCCGCGCCCATCGGCGGCGACCTCATCGAGAGCATCTACTCCGCTCGCGCGAACATCGAGATCGGCGTCGTCGCCAACCTCGTGGGTCGCGTGCCGGACGACGTGATCCGCACGCTCGCGGAGCTCGTCGACGAGATGGAGGCGCTCACGCGTGCGCCGGACGGACGCGAGAAGTTCCTCGCACTGCACACCGAGCTGCACCACACGATCGTCGCGCAGTCGGGATCCGCGCAGCTGCTCGAGTCATATCGCCGACTGAGCATCGCGTGGGCGTGGCGGTCCCTGTGGGATCAGAAGGATTGGCGCGAGTTCCACGGCCAGCGCGCGCTGCGCGACCTCATCGGCGCGCTGCGCGACGGCGACCTCACGACGGCGATCCGCGCCATCCAGCGCTACCACGATGAGGCTCGCGCCCTGGCTCACGCGGCCGTGACGGACGTCGCCGGGCTGTGA
- a CDS encoding ASCH domain-containing protein: MSDVTTFWAEARAAVAVLPKDPPPADRVWGFGATPAHADELLALVLAGVKTGTAGFGWEYEADGESLPVPGAFDVILDGSGAPRAIIETTDVDVVPFDEVTDEHAHAEGEDDRTLASWRRIHRRFYEEHIDIGRPFREDMPIVCERFRLVYPVD, translated from the coding sequence ATGAGCGACGTCACCACGTTCTGGGCCGAGGCGCGCGCCGCCGTTGCGGTGTTGCCGAAGGATCCGCCGCCTGCCGACCGTGTCTGGGGCTTCGGCGCGACGCCCGCGCACGCCGACGAACTGCTGGCGCTCGTCCTCGCGGGCGTCAAGACAGGCACGGCCGGTTTCGGCTGGGAGTACGAGGCGGACGGGGAGTCGCTGCCTGTGCCCGGCGCCTTCGACGTGATCCTCGACGGATCCGGCGCCCCGCGCGCGATCATCGAGACGACCGACGTCGATGTCGTCCCGTTCGACGAGGTGACGGACGAGCACGCGCATGCCGAGGGCGAGGACGACCGCACGCTCGCCTCGTGGCGGCGGATCCACCGCCGGTTCTACGAGGAGCACATCGATATCGGGCGACCGTTCCGCGAGGACATGCCGATCGTGTGCGAACGCTTCCGCCTCGTCTATCCGGTCGACTGA
- the mobA gene encoding molybdenum cofactor guanylyltransferase, giving the protein METLTVVLAGGRSSRLGMPNKPALLIDGASIIDRVVAAAPPGPMVVAGLADGLTRAALVVREDPPFAGPVAGIASGVAAVPEEPTRVVLLLAGDMPFLDQRFLRQLVAHAPAMARDETGRLQFLCAAWPESLLRARLDELGDVTNAPAKRLYDGLDVTVVDAPPGTMHDIDTPEHLESARARILRSGGSTEASGANEPRRHLSGEEGRDAEP; this is encoded by the coding sequence GTGGAGACGCTGACGGTGGTGCTGGCCGGCGGTCGCTCCTCGCGGCTGGGCATGCCGAACAAACCCGCACTGCTCATCGACGGCGCGTCGATCATCGACCGGGTGGTTGCGGCTGCCCCTCCCGGACCGATGGTCGTGGCCGGCCTCGCCGACGGCCTCACCCGCGCGGCGCTGGTCGTGCGCGAGGATCCGCCGTTCGCCGGTCCGGTCGCGGGTATCGCGTCCGGGGTCGCGGCGGTTCCCGAAGAACCGACCCGCGTGGTCCTGCTCCTGGCCGGCGACATGCCGTTCCTCGACCAGCGATTTCTCCGTCAGCTCGTCGCCCATGCGCCGGCCATGGCGCGCGACGAGACGGGTCGGCTGCAGTTTCTCTGCGCGGCCTGGCCCGAATCGCTGCTGCGGGCACGGCTGGACGAGCTCGGCGATGTCACCAACGCCCCCGCGAAGCGGTTGTACGACGGCCTGGACGTCACCGTGGTCGATGCGCCGCCCGGCACGATGCACGACATCGACACACCTGAGCATCTGGAGTCGGCTCGAGCGCGCATCCTCCGCTCCGGTGGCTCAACCGAGGCGAGCGGCGCGAACGAGCCCCGGCGGCACCTCTCCGGCGAGGAAGGAAGAGACGCAGAACCATGA
- a CDS encoding glutamyl-tRNA reductase, with product MSASHKTAPFELLERLSAHAEPLNPLIAADDPAIAGSVVLSTCNRFEAYLDVSGGSDESRATALVAVRDALAKATGIDGSELNGSYEVTQGAKVAEHLFAVASGLESVVVGEGEIGGQVRRALGEARTQGTTTRDLERLFQRATETQKAVKNSTALGRAGRSLVRLALDLADSRIADWSTMRVLLVGTGSYAAATLAALRDHGVRDITVYSPSGREQFATKHGLSQTSHAAFPTAAATSDIVITCTSREEPVLTAATLAAGGFDGSAFVIDLGLPRNVHPDVGDVAGITLLDLETIRLHAPLEELQATDAAREIVREAASKFAGDRRRQAAQPAVVGLRKHVFEVLERELERGKNREHAEDIAEALRHFTGMLLHTPTVRAQEAAVDGRADEVFDAVETLFGIDVRPHITSAEPPAECPASSDYRAS from the coding sequence GTGTCCGCGAGTCACAAGACCGCTCCGTTCGAGCTCCTCGAACGACTGAGCGCTCACGCGGAACCGCTGAACCCCCTCATTGCCGCCGACGATCCCGCGATCGCAGGTTCGGTCGTGCTGTCGACGTGCAATCGATTCGAGGCGTATCTCGACGTCAGCGGCGGATCCGACGAGAGTCGCGCGACGGCGCTCGTTGCCGTGCGCGACGCGCTCGCGAAGGCCACCGGCATCGACGGCAGTGAACTGAACGGCAGCTACGAGGTCACGCAGGGCGCCAAGGTCGCCGAGCACCTCTTCGCCGTCGCGTCCGGGCTCGAGTCGGTCGTCGTCGGCGAGGGCGAGATCGGCGGGCAGGTGCGCCGCGCGCTCGGCGAGGCCCGCACGCAGGGAACGACGACCCGCGACCTCGAGCGTCTCTTCCAGCGCGCGACCGAGACGCAGAAAGCGGTGAAGAACAGCACGGCCCTGGGCCGCGCGGGCCGCTCGTTGGTGCGCCTCGCCCTCGATCTCGCCGATAGCCGCATCGCTGACTGGTCGACCATGCGCGTGCTGCTCGTGGGCACCGGCTCCTACGCGGCGGCCACGCTCGCCGCGCTGCGTGACCACGGCGTGCGCGACATCACGGTGTACTCGCCGTCGGGCCGCGAGCAGTTCGCGACCAAGCACGGCCTGAGCCAGACGTCGCACGCCGCGTTCCCGACCGCGGCGGCCACGAGCGACATCGTCATCACGTGCACGAGCCGCGAGGAGCCGGTGCTGACCGCCGCGACGCTCGCGGCCGGCGGCTTCGACGGATCCGCTTTCGTCATCGACCTCGGACTGCCGCGCAACGTGCACCCGGACGTCGGCGACGTGGCGGGCATCACGCTGCTCGACCTCGAGACGATCCGGCTGCACGCGCCGCTTGAGGAACTGCAGGCGACCGACGCCGCCCGCGAGATCGTGCGTGAGGCCGCTTCGAAGTTCGCCGGCGACCGACGTCGACAGGCCGCCCAACCCGCCGTCGTGGGTCTGCGCAAGCACGTCTTCGAGGTGCTCGAGCGCGAGCTGGAGCGCGGGAAGAACCGCGAGCACGCGGAGGACATCGCCGAGGCGCTGCGGCACTTCACCGGCATGCTGCTGCACACGCCCACCGTGCGCGCACAGGAGGCCGCGGTGGATGGTCGCGCCGACGAGGTGTTCGATGCGGTCGAGACGCTGTTCGGCATCGACGTGCGCCCGCACATCACGTCGGCCGAGCCTCCCGCCGAGTGCCCGGCGAGCTCCGACTACCGCGCGAGCTGA
- the hemE gene encoding uroporphyrinogen decarboxylase, giving the protein MSLIDAPLLSALRGERPETTPIWFMRQAGRSLPEYRELRVGTEMLDACLTPDMAAEITLQPVRRHGVDAAIFFSDIVVPLKMIGIDVEIVPGRGPVFADPVRTAADVDRITSIPAEEVVAAADPIREAVRITTDELHPQGVPLIGFAGAPFTLAAYLIEGGPSKDHLRARAMMHADPQSWDRLAGWLSDVAAAFLSVQVEAGASAVQLFDSWAGSLSPADYRRFIAPHSARALDEITQVPRIHFGVGTGPILADMTLDGSVDAVGVDWRLGLDEAARIVGQDITLQGNIDPALLQAPWPVLEEHVREVVAAGRAARGHIVNLGHGVPPETDPTVLTRIVELVHAL; this is encoded by the coding sequence ATGTCTCTCATCGATGCCCCGCTCCTGAGTGCGCTCCGCGGCGAGCGCCCCGAGACGACCCCCATCTGGTTCATGCGCCAGGCGGGTCGTTCGCTCCCCGAGTATCGCGAGCTTCGCGTCGGCACCGAGATGCTCGACGCGTGCCTCACCCCCGACATGGCCGCGGAGATCACGCTGCAGCCCGTCCGCCGGCACGGCGTCGACGCGGCCATCTTCTTCAGTGACATCGTCGTGCCGCTCAAGATGATCGGCATCGACGTCGAGATCGTGCCGGGTCGCGGGCCGGTGTTCGCCGACCCCGTGCGCACGGCCGCTGACGTCGACCGGATCACGAGCATCCCCGCGGAGGAGGTCGTCGCTGCCGCCGATCCGATCCGCGAGGCGGTGCGGATCACGACCGACGAGCTGCACCCGCAGGGCGTTCCACTGATCGGGTTCGCGGGCGCTCCGTTCACGCTCGCCGCCTACCTGATCGAGGGCGGCCCGTCGAAGGACCACCTCCGTGCGCGCGCCATGATGCACGCCGACCCGCAGTCGTGGGACCGGCTCGCGGGCTGGCTCAGCGACGTGGCCGCCGCCTTCCTCTCGGTTCAGGTCGAGGCCGGCGCGTCGGCCGTCCAGCTGTTCGATTCCTGGGCCGGGTCGCTCTCGCCCGCGGACTATCGCCGCTTCATCGCGCCCCATTCGGCCCGCGCGCTCGACGAGATCACCCAGGTGCCGCGGATCCACTTCGGCGTCGGCACCGGCCCCATCCTCGCGGACATGACGCTCGACGGATCCGTCGACGCCGTAGGCGTGGACTGGCGGCTCGGTCTCGACGAAGCGGCGCGCATCGTCGGACAGGACATCACGCTGCAGGGCAACATCGACCCCGCCCTGCTGCAGGCGCCCTGGCCCGTGCTCGAGGAGCACGTGCGCGAGGTCGTCGCCGCAGGTCGCGCCGCACGCGGTCACATCGTCAACCTCGGCCACGGCGTTCCGCCCGAGACCGACCCGACCGTGCTGACGCGCATCGTCGAGCTGGTGCACGCGCTGTGA
- a CDS encoding protoporphyrinogen/coproporphyrinogen oxidase: MSDEAYDLADLHERAEDARVVVVGAGIGGLVAAREIAKLGIGVTLVDAADAPGGAIRSARVAGLMLDLGAESFATRGDHVERLLDDLGLADEVVTPGTGAGGAWVAGVPGVGAAPLPVGGILGIPANPFADDVRRVLGWRGVWRAYLDRIRPVLTIGHARSLGELVGSRMGAKVRDRLVAPVTTGVYSATADDIDPDIAAPGLNAAVTRAGSLSGGVAALVADRQVAPGGAVRGLRGGMGRLVTALVDDIVELGGEVRPGVRALAIERADATEPEDPEPIDDAEQSPRAWRVTLADEDALAADAVIVATEEAPARRLVAPIADGLAADPPAPGPAIAIVTLVVRSDALDAAPRGTGVLTVPGSHRAKALTHTTAKWQWVADEAGAGVHALRVSFGSADGPPATDGLSAADAATLALAEASALLGVDLDRTALIASRVERFAQSQPASTIGQAERTRSARAAIRSAPTIGAVGAWLAGTGLAQVVPDAIAEADRIRRAVLFPESD, from the coding sequence GTGAGCGACGAGGCCTACGACCTCGCTGACCTGCACGAGCGGGCCGAGGATGCTCGCGTCGTCGTGGTCGGTGCAGGAATCGGCGGCCTCGTCGCGGCCCGCGAGATCGCGAAGCTCGGCATCGGCGTCACGCTCGTCGACGCCGCGGACGCCCCCGGAGGCGCCATCCGCTCGGCGCGTGTCGCGGGACTGATGCTCGACCTGGGGGCCGAGAGCTTCGCCACGCGCGGTGACCACGTCGAGCGCCTGCTCGACGACCTCGGGCTCGCGGACGAGGTCGTCACCCCCGGCACGGGAGCCGGCGGCGCGTGGGTCGCGGGCGTCCCGGGCGTCGGCGCCGCACCGCTTCCCGTGGGCGGCATCCTCGGCATCCCCGCCAACCCTTTCGCCGATGACGTGCGTCGCGTTCTCGGCTGGCGCGGTGTCTGGCGCGCGTATCTCGATCGGATTCGTCCGGTGCTCACGATCGGCCACGCTCGCTCCCTCGGCGAGCTCGTCGGATCGCGCATGGGCGCCAAGGTGCGCGACCGCCTCGTGGCGCCCGTGACGACGGGCGTCTATTCCGCAACAGCTGACGATATCGACCCCGACATCGCCGCCCCCGGCCTCAACGCGGCCGTCACACGCGCCGGATCGCTCTCCGGAGGCGTCGCCGCGCTTGTCGCCGACCGCCAGGTCGCGCCGGGCGGAGCCGTGCGGGGACTCCGCGGCGGGATGGGCAGGCTCGTGACCGCCCTCGTCGACGACATCGTCGAGCTCGGCGGCGAGGTTCGCCCCGGGGTGCGCGCGCTGGCGATTGAGCGCGCGGACGCGACCGAGCCCGAGGATCCGGAACCCATCGACGACGCCGAGCAGAGCCCGCGTGCGTGGCGCGTCACGCTCGCCGACGAGGACGCGCTCGCCGCAGACGCCGTCATCGTCGCGACCGAAGAAGCGCCCGCACGCCGCCTCGTCGCGCCGATCGCCGACGGCCTCGCGGCGGATCCGCCTGCCCCGGGCCCTGCGATCGCGATCGTCACGCTCGTCGTTCGCAGCGACGCCCTCGACGCCGCTCCGCGCGGCACCGGCGTGCTCACCGTCCCGGGATCCCACCGCGCCAAGGCGCTCACCCACACGACCGCGAAGTGGCAGTGGGTGGCCGACGAAGCGGGCGCCGGCGTGCACGCGCTGCGCGTGTCGTTCGGGTCCGCGGACGGACCGCCCGCGACCGACGGCCTCTCCGCGGCGGATGCCGCGACCCTCGCGCTCGCGGAGGCGTCCGCGCTGCTCGGCGTCGATCTCGACCGCACGGCACTCATCGCCTCGCGCGTGGAGCGCTTCGCGCAGTCGCAGCCCGCGTCGACCATCGGCCAGGCCGAGCGCACGCGCTCCGCTCGTGCCGCGATCCGCTCAGCCCCCACGATCGGGGCGGTCGGCGCGTGGCTCGCGGGCACCGGCCTCGCGCAGGTCGTGCCCGACGCGATCGCGGAAGCCGACCGGATCCGTCGCGCGGTGCTGTTTCCCGAATCCGACTGA
- a CDS encoding phage holin family protein — MARDRQASPLRDRADDGLFTLIGDVPDLVKNLLKAELDAIKKYVGTLVKHGGWTAIFAIAALFFLFWTIPAFLAFLIILLALWLPLWASALIVLGIGIVMIALCGIWAYVRHVRAIMKLESPGQAAKADAAIVKEFADEF; from the coding sequence ATGGCCCGCGACCGACAGGCATCACCCCTGCGCGACCGCGCCGACGACGGCCTGTTCACGCTGATCGGCGACGTTCCCGATCTCGTCAAGAACCTGCTCAAGGCCGAGCTCGACGCGATCAAGAAGTACGTCGGCACGCTCGTCAAGCACGGCGGCTGGACCGCGATCTTCGCGATTGCGGCGCTGTTCTTCCTGTTCTGGACGATCCCCGCGTTCCTCGCGTTCCTGATCATCCTGCTCGCCCTGTGGCTGCCGCTGTGGGCCTCCGCGCTCATCGTGCTCGGCATCGGCATCGTGATGATCGCCCTCTGCGGCATCTGGGCATACGTGCGCCACGTGCGCGCCATCATGAAGCTCGAGAGCCCCGGACAGGCGGCGAAGGCCGACGCGGCGATCGTGAAGGAGTTCGCGGATGAGTTCTGA